The following are encoded in a window of Acidimicrobiia bacterium genomic DNA:
- a CDS encoding chorismate-binding protein: MDFLKALSIASRENMQFCIIKKNSSTQLYTNIEAEYKHLEEVPSGSFVTGFQSYDSKSGHWYKWKDVQYFSLQKDIDYINNYLDDSTDLIWQTNMSDKEFITKCGQIIGDTERGNYFLINLTRKLYIDKIVDPIKVAIQSIFDHECEFRFFHYSPSFSYLSLSPERFISIKNNQILSQPIKGTAQTYDELNNNEKDHEENTMVVDLVRSDLARVCRPGTIKVVDFHKITAHPGLVQMNSSIIGTLEDNFDIKKCILELMPIASVTGTPKPRVLKVIDDYENNDRGLYCGALGWIDLEKNECDLSVAIRGIEFQNNKTTIGVGSGITSRSISEEEFKETQLKAKRLQLLVEKAEKCTPTNVFTSIFIKDIHFAFGYHHHINRLINSIKFYEIPIDESTIKAAIIEYLKKSNIIAGQLKLTIDMNGLISIQSNTVKESFEKFRVLGISVDSIEDLEIRSPQVIKTYPRKQYLELMRQGQLLATGTIDESIIVVSGKITESTRSNVFIRKDNKILTPLLGTNVIDGIFRQIIFEQFSNTELTLIEKDIFVEELECIDELILVNALRGVSSITKIDSQLFPNLNKFIPGLPILELELERIFHDNLISIFNECE, translated from the coding sequence GTGGATTTTCTAAAAGCTTTATCAATAGCCAGTCGTGAAAATATGCAGTTTTGCATAATCAAAAAAAATTCTTCTACGCAATTGTATACGAATATAGAAGCAGAATATAAGCATCTTGAAGAGGTTCCGTCAGGATCTTTCGTAACTGGCTTTCAAAGTTATGACTCAAAATCTGGCCATTGGTATAAATGGAAGGATGTACAATATTTTTCTCTACAAAAAGATATTGATTATATAAACAACTATTTAGATGACTCCACCGATTTAATTTGGCAAACGAATATGAGCGATAAAGAATTTATAACTAAATGTGGCCAGATAATTGGCGATACGGAAAGAGGAAATTACTTTCTAATAAATTTAACTCGCAAATTATATATCGATAAGATAGTTGACCCTATTAAAGTTGCAATACAAAGCATATTCGATCATGAATGTGAATTCAGGTTTTTTCATTACTCTCCTAGTTTCTCTTATCTTTCATTATCACCTGAAAGATTTATATCAATAAAAAATAATCAAATACTTTCTCAACCAATTAAAGGAACAGCACAAACGTACGATGAGCTGAATAATAATGAGAAGGACCACGAGGAGAACACAATGGTCGTAGATTTAGTGCGATCTGATCTAGCTCGAGTCTGCAGGCCCGGAACTATAAAAGTTGTTGATTTCCATAAGATAACAGCGCACCCAGGTTTGGTACAAATGAATTCTTCTATTATCGGAACGCTTGAAGATAATTTCGATATAAAAAAATGCATTTTAGAACTTATGCCAATAGCATCAGTTACTGGTACACCTAAACCAAGAGTTTTAAAAGTTATTGATGATTATGAAAATAATGATAGAGGTTTATATTGTGGAGCTTTAGGCTGGATTGATTTAGAAAAAAATGAATGTGATTTAAGTGTCGCGATTAGAGGAATCGAATTTCAAAACAACAAAACAACAATAGGTGTTGGTTCAGGAATAACATCTCGATCAATTTCTGAAGAAGAATTTAAGGAAACACAATTAAAAGCAAAACGACTTCAACTACTTGTTGAAAAAGCAGAAAAGTGTACGCCTACAAATGTATTTACTTCAATATTTATAAAAGATATTCATTTTGCATTTGGATACCACCACCATATAAATCGTCTAATTAACTCAATTAAATTTTATGAGATTCCAATAGACGAAAGTACAATTAAGGCAGCAATTATTGAATATTTAAAGAAAAGTAATATTATCGCTGGTCAATTAAAGCTAACTATAGATATGAATGGATTAATAAGCATTCAAAGCAATACAGTTAAAGAAAGTTTTGAAAAGTTTCGGGTATTAGGGATTTCTGTCGATTCAATTGAAGATTTAGAAATTAGATCACCTCAGGTAATAAAAACATATCCGAGAAAACAATACTTAGAACTTATGAGACAAGGTCAACTATTGGCGACTGGAACCATTGACGAATCTATAATTGTTGTATCTGGAAAAATCACAGAATCAACTAGATCAAATGTATTTATTCGTAAAGATAACAAAATATTAACTCCCTTGCTTGGTACGAATGTTATTGATGGGATATTTAGACAGATTATATTTGAACAATTCAGCAATACTGAATTGACATTAATAGAAAAAGATATCTTTGTAGAAGAGCTAGAATGTATTGACGAGTTAATTTTGGTGAATGCATTAAGAGGTGTCAGCTCAATTACCAAAATTGATAGTCAACTCTTTCCGAATTTGAACAAATTTATACCTGGGTTGCCAATTTTAGAATTAGAATTAGAAAGAATTTTCCACGATAATTTAATTTCAATATTTAACGAATGTGAATAA
- a CDS encoding LCP family protein produces the protein MLMLIPMFRRFMSRFLLAVIISIVLSSIGIVAVNAMINSRFDALRRTQANVAADTALSEPANYLLIGSDSREFATSDADKDKFSDASGESGQRSDTMMIIHVDPKQKKTLIMAIRRDSKVKIPGIGTQKINAAFNKDIGGGVDKLIETIDVNFGIPIQHYINMDFQSFQEIVKAVGPVNVYFPYPSRDKLSGLDTAGKSGCLGLDGPLALSYVRSRHFEELKKGKWVEDPSSAVGRIVRQQDFMKRVASIAIKESFTDPLAGRNVVDGVAKNLEVDQNFDKNAIFKLMNTFKGVDPNDTNHVVFETLPANSKYENGVSYDIIDYKSAEPLLAEFRNLTSSSPAITILPKPKNIKLRVLNTTATAGLAKKVDSEFTSFGFVSAGSGNASLIERNEIHYNTKSKAKAELVAKYVDATLILDNQIKDADVVLYLGTNYKNLIDPKAPTTTTSTLPTSKVKNTTPTNDVVGNDPSLECKA, from the coding sequence ATGCTTATGTTGATACCAATGTTTCGAAGATTTATGAGTAGATTTTTGCTAGCTGTAATAATTAGTATTGTTTTATCTAGTATTGGTATAGTCGCAGTGAACGCAATGATCAATTCAAGATTTGATGCGTTAAGACGGACACAAGCAAATGTTGCAGCTGATACAGCACTTAGCGAGCCTGCAAACTATTTACTTATAGGTTCAGACTCTCGAGAATTTGCTACTTCGGATGCTGATAAAGATAAATTTTCAGATGCCTCTGGAGAAAGTGGCCAACGTTCCGATACCATGATGATAATTCACGTCGATCCGAAACAGAAAAAGACACTTATCATGGCTATTAGACGCGATTCTAAAGTAAAAATACCAGGTATTGGCACCCAAAAGATAAATGCTGCTTTTAATAAAGACATCGGTGGAGGAGTGGACAAACTAATTGAGACAATAGATGTTAATTTTGGTATACCAATTCAACATTATATAAATATGGATTTTCAAAGTTTTCAGGAAATCGTGAAAGCAGTTGGTCCTGTTAATGTATATTTCCCTTATCCATCGAGGGATAAATTATCTGGACTAGATACCGCAGGAAAGAGTGGATGCTTAGGGTTAGATGGACCACTCGCACTCTCATATGTGAGATCACGTCATTTTGAAGAACTGAAAAAAGGAAAATGGGTAGAGGACCCTTCATCTGCTGTTGGTCGAATTGTTCGCCAGCAAGACTTTATGAAACGTGTTGCATCTATTGCTATAAAGGAATCGTTTACAGATCCTTTGGCAGGACGTAATGTTGTTGATGGTGTTGCAAAGAACTTAGAAGTTGATCAGAACTTTGATAAAAATGCTATTTTTAAATTAATGAATACCTTTAAAGGAGTGGATCCGAACGATACAAACCATGTAGTTTTTGAAACATTACCTGCTAATTCAAAATATGAAAACGGTGTGTCATACGATATAATTGATTATAAGAGTGCTGAACCACTATTAGCAGAATTTAGAAATTTAACTTCTTCTTCTCCAGCAATTACAATTTTACCAAAACCAAAAAATATTAAACTTCGAGTTCTTAACACGACAGCTACCGCAGGCTTGGCAAAGAAAGTCGACTCAGAATTTACATCATTTGGTTTTGTCTCAGCGGGATCGGGAAATGCTTCGCTGATTGAACGAAATGAGATCCATTACAATACTAAATCTAAAGCGAAAGCAGAATTAGTTGCAAAATATGTTGATGCTACATTAATTTTAGATAATCAAATCAAAGATGCTGATGTTGTCCTATATTTAGGCACAAACTATAAAAACTTAATTGATCCTAAAGCTCCAACAACGACCACATCCACACTACCCACTAGCAAAGTAAAAAACACCACTCCTACAAACGATGTTGTAGGTAATGATCCATCATTAGAATGTAAAGCATAA
- the rfbD gene encoding dTDP-4-dehydrorhamnose reductase produces MAKIKVLIAGVNGQVGSAVKELLSTNEKFEIYGFNHSEFDISSRNSVRNIIYELIPDVIVNAAAMTNVDLCETEQNKAYNINSLGARNLMQAANEINAHLIHLSTDYVFDGEKKSPYTEFDIPNPQSVYATSKLGGDNEILIYDKSTVLRVAWVFGNKKGDFFSWVLDGVKNNTIKSLIGDAVCTPTYSNDIAYVINYVILNRIFGLINVANTGETTRLEMGNIFLKKLGIDVELNSITTQSLNRPAKRPLYSSLETNTLNIVTGISMRNWQDALEEHIEKFK; encoded by the coding sequence ATGGCAAAAATAAAAGTCTTAATTGCTGGTGTTAACGGTCAAGTAGGTAGTGCGGTAAAAGAGCTTTTAAGTACTAATGAAAAATTTGAAATCTACGGATTTAACCATAGTGAATTTGATATTTCTTCACGTAATAGTGTTAGGAATATAATCTACGAATTGATACCAGACGTTATAGTTAATGCCGCTGCAATGACGAATGTTGATCTTTGTGAAACTGAGCAAAATAAGGCTTATAATATAAATTCATTGGGGGCTAGAAACCTAATGCAAGCTGCAAATGAAATTAATGCTCATCTAATACACCTATCAACAGATTATGTTTTTGATGGCGAAAAAAAATCTCCTTACACTGAATTCGATATTCCAAATCCACAATCAGTTTATGCAACAAGTAAATTAGGTGGAGATAATGAAATTCTTATATACGATAAATCAACAGTACTAAGAGTTGCATGGGTATTTGGTAATAAAAAAGGTGATTTCTTTTCATGGGTATTAGATGGAGTTAAGAATAATACAATCAAATCATTAATAGGTGACGCAGTTTGTACTCCAACGTATTCAAATGATATTGCATACGTAATTAATTATGTAATATTAAATAGAATATTTGGTTTAATAAATGTCGCAAATACTGGAGAAACAACCCGATTAGAGATGGGTAACATATTTTTAAAAAAGCTGGGAATTGATGTTGAGCTAAATTCGATAACAACGCAATCTTTAAATAGACCAGCGAAACGACCGCTATATTCTTCTTTGGAAACAAATACATTAAATATTGTAACTGGTATTTCAATGAGGAATTGGCAAGATGCTCTAGAAGAACATATAGAAAAGTTTAAATAA
- a CDS encoding glycosyltransferase family 2 protein, which yields MTANKEYSAVIVEYNSGDYLFSCIDSLMNQTLLPKKIVVVNNGTSRTTLTKLQKYDRVHVINPSKNLGYAKAANLGIANTESEIVATLNPDINLDPDCAQILVEYLKENNRVAVIGPMIFQTDGSIYPSARKDPSIKIAIGHAIFSLFKKNNRFSNEYRNSNIEKDLPSKVDWLSGAALFLQRKPLDEVGLWDERYFMYCEDIDLCNSFREKGYDCIYEPRAKIVHAGGISTSKTPIKLLFFHHKSLYLYTVKKYHNKPIIKPLALVFIGFRFPFAVIKRNINID from the coding sequence ATGACTGCTAATAAAGAATATAGTGCTGTAATCGTAGAATACAATAGTGGAGATTATCTTTTTTCTTGCATTGATTCATTGATGAATCAAACGTTATTGCCAAAAAAGATTGTTGTAGTTAATAACGGAACTAGTAGAACTACATTAACAAAACTACAAAAATATGACAGAGTACATGTAATTAACCCATCAAAAAATCTTGGATATGCAAAAGCTGCAAATTTAGGTATTGCAAATACAGAATCTGAGATCGTTGCAACATTAAACCCAGACATAAACTTAGACCCAGATTGTGCACAAATATTAGTCGAATATCTTAAAGAGAATAATAGAGTTGCTGTAATTGGGCCTATGATTTTTCAAACAGATGGCTCAATATATCCATCTGCGCGTAAAGACCCTTCAATCAAAATTGCTATAGGTCATGCGATATTTAGTTTATTTAAAAAAAATAATAGATTCTCAAATGAATATAGAAATTCTAATATAGAAAAAGATTTGCCAAGCAAAGTTGACTGGTTAAGTGGTGCAGCATTGTTTTTGCAAAGAAAACCATTAGATGAAGTTGGATTATGGGATGAGAGATACTTTATGTATTGCGAGGATATAGATCTTTGTAATTCTTTTAGGGAAAAAGGATATGATTGTATATACGAGCCAAGAGCAAAGATAGTTCATGCAGGTGGAATCTCTACAAGTAAAACTCCAATAAAATTACTATTTTTTCATCATAAAAGCTTATATCTTTACACAGTCAAAAAGTATCATAATAAACCTATAATTAAACCCTTGGCATTAGTATTTATTGGATTTAGATTTCCATTTGCCGTTATTAAACGTAATATTAATATAGACTAA
- a CDS encoding NDP-sugar synthase — protein sequence MKAIILVGGQGTRMRPLTLDLPKPLLPIANIAFITRQLLWLKQYGIYDVVLSLCYLPDQFVEYFDKNPIENMKISYIVEDSPLGTGGAIKYSAGEIQDSVIVCNGDVLTEIDLQELIDLHNSKNSLATIALTKVEDPSAFGVVPTNADRQVVAFVEKPSKQNAPSHWINAGIYVLSKDFLDIIPEGIQVSIERETFPKAILQGSLYALESDEYWLDIGTVDKYIQAHTYILNKLSSTSNNETYREVSNNIFSDGAVDLGKDVVVLSKCLLGDGTKIGDNTILDNVTIGKNVEVSKNVKIINSVIYDGAVINSDVNIYDSIIGNNALISEGVSLSELCVIGSNEKLAPGESLVAKRVPSNE from the coding sequence ATGAAAGCAATAATTCTCGTAGGTGGCCAAGGTACAAGAATGAGGCCGTTAACTTTAGATTTACCAAAGCCATTGTTGCCAATTGCAAATATAGCCTTTATTACTAGGCAATTATTGTGGCTTAAACAGTATGGTATTTATGATGTAGTTTTGTCACTTTGCTATTTACCTGATCAGTTTGTCGAATATTTTGATAAAAATCCAATAGAAAATATGAAAATTTCATATATCGTTGAAGATTCACCTTTAGGAACAGGTGGTGCTATCAAATACTCAGCTGGTGAAATTCAAGATTCTGTGATTGTTTGTAATGGTGACGTTCTTACAGAAATTGATCTGCAAGAACTTATTGATTTACATAACTCAAAAAATTCTTTAGCAACAATTGCTTTGACTAAGGTTGAAGATCCAAGTGCATTTGGTGTTGTTCCAACAAATGCAGATAGACAAGTTGTTGCATTTGTTGAGAAACCATCAAAGCAAAATGCGCCTAGTCATTGGATCAACGCTGGTATATATGTATTATCGAAAGACTTCCTTGACATTATCCCTGAGGGTATACAAGTTTCGATAGAACGAGAAACATTTCCCAAAGCAATTCTTCAAGGCTCTCTGTATGCTTTAGAATCTGACGAATATTGGCTGGACATAGGAACTGTAGATAAATATATACAAGCGCATACTTATATTCTTAACAAACTTTCTAGTACATCTAATAATGAGACCTATCGTGAAGTATCTAATAACATTTTTAGCGATGGCGCTGTTGATCTAGGAAAGGATGTAGTTGTATTATCAAAATGCCTGCTTGGAGATGGTACAAAAATTGGTGATAATACTATTTTGGACAATGTAACTATCGGTAAAAATGTAGAAGTATCCAAAAATGTTAAAATAATTAATTCAGTTATATATGATGGCGCTGTTATAAATTCCGATGTTAATATATATGACAGTATTATAGGAAATAACGCATTGATAAGTGAAGGCGTTTCATTAAGTGAACTTTGTGTCATTGGCTCAAACGAGAAACTAGCTCCTGGGGAGAGTCTCGTTGCCAAAAGAGTTCCTTCGAACGAATAG
- a CDS encoding GDP-mannose 4,6-dehydratase translates to MLIMITGGAGFIGSNLTDRLLAEGHDVEVVDDLSSGSLTNLSEARRVGKRKFSFHRLDIKTRAVTDLIASRKPEIVIHLAAQTDVKTSIDNPIFDANTNIIGTLNVLEGCVKAKVKKIIFAASAAIYGDPQTLPIREGHPMIPLSNYGVSKKVIIDYLNCYRNMYDLEFVALVLSNVYGPRQSFSNEGGAIAKFASLMISRERPTIYGDGSQTRDFIFIDDVVDAFVRSIDKGSGLAMNIGTGKQTSVQSLFDTIAKSVGYKDPPRYSDLSNGEIIDSVLDFKRAEVHIGFTPFTSFDDGIGRTVQWYKSLAK, encoded by the coding sequence ATGCTCATTATGATTACCGGTGGAGCCGGATTTATTGGTTCAAACCTTACAGACAGACTTTTAGCAGAAGGTCACGATGTTGAAGTAGTAGACGATTTATCAAGTGGTTCTTTAACAAACCTTTCTGAAGCCAGACGCGTTGGTAAAAGGAAATTTTCTTTCCATCGTTTGGATATTAAAACACGTGCTGTTACTGATTTGATAGCATCACGTAAACCAGAGATTGTAATTCATTTAGCAGCACAAACCGACGTTAAAACAAGTATAGATAACCCAATCTTTGACGCAAATACCAACATTATCGGAACACTAAATGTTTTAGAAGGTTGTGTAAAAGCCAAAGTTAAAAAAATTATCTTTGCTGCAAGTGCTGCAATATATGGTGATCCACAAACACTTCCAATACGTGAAGGTCATCCTATGATTCCACTATCTAACTATGGTGTCTCAAAAAAAGTTATTATCGACTATTTAAACTGCTATAGAAATATGTATGATTTAGAGTTCGTTGCTTTGGTTCTCTCAAATGTTTATGGCCCAAGACAGTCATTCTCAAATGAAGGTGGAGCTATTGCAAAATTCGCATCCTTGATGATTTCGCGAGAACGTCCAACAATATATGGCGATGGTAGTCAAACTAGAGATTTTATTTTTATTGATGATGTTGTCGATGCATTTGTTAGGAGTATTGATAAGGGTAGTGGTTTAGCTATGAACATCGGTACGGGTAAACAAACATCAGTGCAGAGTCTTTTTGACACAATTGCAAAAAGCGTAGGTTACAAAGATCCTCCACGATATAGTGATCTCTCAAATGGCGAAATTATAGACTCAGTATTGGACTTTAAACGAGCTGAAGTGCATATTGGCTTTACACCTTTTACTTCATTTGATGATGGTATTGGCCGAACTGTCCAATGGTATAAATCTCTAGCTAAATAA
- a CDS encoding coenzyme F420-0:L-glutamate ligase, whose translation MLAIYPIATNQSLKPGIDLAQTVSLTIPEDLFPLTEKDVFIFSSISISMAQCNIAEYENQQEKSRIIENESIRYLRIIKDRKITETIHGLISENSGVLEFDEKNLILLPRDIDKAAHSLRNALKHLNGYDIPVIINGDIFRPFRQGKISIAMGISGLDTKTAICDELASAASIVMSDADSYGVLLRGIDKKYRGNGKASDLITPNNEKLFS comes from the coding sequence ATGCTAGCAATATATCCAATAGCTACTAATCAATCACTAAAACCCGGAATTGATTTAGCTCAAACTGTATCTTTGACTATCCCTGAAGATCTATTCCCACTTACAGAAAAAGATGTATTCATTTTTTCATCTATCTCTATATCTATGGCTCAATGCAATATTGCTGAATATGAAAATCAGCAAGAGAAATCACGCATAATAGAAAATGAATCTATTAGATATTTGCGTATAATTAAAGACAGAAAAATTACTGAAACAATACATGGACTTATATCTGAAAACTCAGGTGTTTTGGAATTTGATGAAAAAAATTTAATACTATTACCTCGCGATATTGATAAAGCAGCGCATTCTTTACGGAATGCTTTAAAACATTTAAACGGATATGACATACCTGTGATTATTAATGGAGATATCTTTAGGCCATTTAGACAAGGTAAAATTAGTATTGCTATGGGAATATCAGGGCTAGATACCAAAACTGCTATTTGTGATGAACTTGCAAGTGCAGCATCGATTGTAATGTCAGATGCAGATTCTTACGGAGTTCTATTAAGAGGCATAGATAAGAAATATAGAGGTAATGGAAAAGCCTCAGATCTAATCACTCCGAACAATGAAAAGTTATTTAGCTAG
- a CDS encoding glycosyltransferase → MRSPKSKNNFVEKSEKSEESDKDINLKENNLSNVKEPEGLAWPSVVCVVVTNDPGEWFDESIKSIMDSGYPDLTTLILDLSINDGLKERVSKLAPKAFLRKFDETYNFASAINDAVNSIEGATYVLICHDDVIINKGAISSMVQEAFRSNASMVGPKILDGENPDCLLEVGGMIDRFGVPYSGLEFGEVDQSQHDGVRDVFYVSSAAMLVRADLFRALGGFDELCFPGAEDIDLSWRAHLVGARVLVQPDATVLHHQISESINSQRNSTKAIVAQHRMRAVLKNSSKVSLFWILPISFVLHSIEGIFFLLRLNPYRSVVLFKGWVWNIKHLRNLRRSRKEVQHTRTVSDRVISGHQIAGSSRIRRFFNSISRRRQNTLYKNVVASSKVDKSTQTNYGTFYTGAFFIYLLAIRNLIFGQIESIGSFVKWGSFSNQISSLLHGGFPTVSSPNYSSSLQRIVALILTPIFGFNAAFAQRIFVLSLIPIAVIGLHYLLKNLALSSRSIIAGSISYGLVIFGMGIFENGKLGVLVTAASLPYLIDGILKNRSRKYGLSAASIIAFNPAAIIILLITSFAYLLVGVRSDARRKTLRTITFGLFLSIVINLGLVYDSINRIDRSTFGFTEVFTSNNNYFFGTGFSKNIILAMLFVGLTAILISKGMKYSILKVVVFSTILSSSIAIVGININEPIFDNYNVVLLFSFTFSLSVGYCLNSFSSELTEKSFGLYHLINVIALFIIIGTLLLQLPTIVNGRLNLSSSSWSSQIENKFQSRVVYLGNTKKIGSNPSMLPGNKGFVIASNTEIKTSNSIIGPSSKLDDDFRKIYSVIIKNETNHGGYLFSKMGIGVIVVPTALSPDSKISKNDSELLAAFDRQIDLVRIKDRDGLVVYNNLALTTQFKSDQISNPVNIANELINPNIDKINKIKYSKLGLINYLIISLNGFVLLLVFLWPRRKELISNAYSSVKKMQANISEDTIEEPEGNVKKKLKNQK, encoded by the coding sequence GTGAGAAGCCCCAAGTCTAAAAATAACTTCGTTGAAAAATCTGAAAAATCTGAAGAATCCGACAAAGATATTAATTTAAAAGAAAATAACTTAAGTAACGTAAAAGAACCAGAGGGTCTAGCTTGGCCAAGCGTCGTTTGTGTCGTAGTAACAAATGACCCGGGTGAGTGGTTTGATGAATCAATAAAATCAATAATGGATTCAGGCTACCCAGACCTAACCACGTTAATCTTAGATCTGAGTATAAACGATGGATTAAAAGAAAGAGTATCAAAATTAGCGCCAAAAGCATTTTTAAGAAAATTTGATGAGACTTATAATTTTGCATCAGCTATTAATGATGCTGTTAATTCTATAGAAGGTGCAACATATGTATTGATCTGTCATGATGATGTTATTATCAACAAAGGTGCAATATCATCTATGGTACAAGAAGCATTTCGATCTAACGCATCTATGGTTGGTCCTAAGATACTTGACGGAGAAAATCCTGATTGTCTTTTAGAAGTTGGTGGAATGATCGACCGTTTTGGAGTGCCCTATAGTGGTCTTGAATTTGGAGAAGTGGACCAAAGTCAACATGATGGTGTTAGAGATGTCTTTTATGTTTCCAGCGCAGCAATGTTGGTTAGGGCAGACCTATTTCGTGCACTAGGTGGATTTGATGAATTATGTTTTCCTGGAGCTGAAGATATAGATTTATCTTGGAGAGCGCATTTAGTTGGAGCACGAGTATTAGTTCAACCTGACGCGACAGTACTGCACCACCAAATTAGTGAATCGATAAATTCCCAACGTAACTCTACAAAAGCAATAGTGGCACAACATAGAATGCGTGCTGTTCTTAAAAACTCTTCCAAGGTATCTTTATTTTGGATACTTCCGATATCTTTCGTTCTTCATAGCATCGAAGGGATTTTCTTTTTACTGAGACTTAATCCATATAGATCAGTTGTTTTATTTAAAGGTTGGGTTTGGAATATAAAACATCTTAGAAATCTAAGGAGATCTAGAAAAGAAGTACAACATACACGAACAGTGTCCGATAGAGTCATATCTGGCCATCAAATAGCGGGTTCTTCCAGAATTAGAAGGTTTTTTAATTCAATATCAAGACGAAGACAAAATACGCTATATAAAAATGTTGTAGCAAGTTCAAAAGTAGATAAAAGCACTCAAACAAATTATGGCACCTTTTACACTGGCGCATTTTTCATCTATCTACTAGCTATTAGAAATTTAATTTTTGGTCAGATTGAATCCATTGGGTCTTTTGTAAAGTGGGGATCATTTAGTAATCAAATTTCTTCTTTATTACATGGTGGTTTTCCAACTGTTTCTAGTCCAAATTATTCATCATCGCTACAAAGAATAGTTGCTCTAATCCTGACACCAATATTTGGTTTTAATGCTGCTTTCGCTCAACGTATATTTGTATTGAGCCTAATTCCAATAGCTGTGATTGGTTTACATTATTTGCTAAAAAATCTGGCTCTTTCATCAAGATCTATAATTGCTGGTTCAATATCTTATGGCTTAGTTATTTTTGGTATGGGCATCTTTGAAAATGGAAAACTCGGCGTCTTAGTGACAGCTGCTTCACTTCCATATTTAATAGACGGTATATTAAAAAATCGATCACGTAAATATGGTCTAAGCGCTGCTTCTATTATTGCATTTAATCCTGCCGCGATAATAATATTGTTAATAACTAGCTTTGCTTACCTATTGGTAGGGGTACGTAGCGATGCCCGAAGAAAAACACTAAGAACCATTACTTTCGGTTTATTTCTTTCCATTGTAATTAATCTAGGCCTAGTTTATGATTCGATAAATAGAATCGATAGATCAACATTTGGGTTTACTGAAGTCTTTACTAGTAACAACAACTATTTCTTTGGCACCGGCTTTTCTAAGAACATAATTCTTGCAATGCTTTTTGTAGGCTTAACAGCTATATTGATTTCGAAAGGAATGAAGTACTCAATACTAAAAGTAGTAGTTTTTTCTACAATATTGTCGTCATCTATAGCAATCGTTGGTATCAATATAAATGAACCAATTTTTGATAATTATAATGTTGTTCTTTTGTTCTCATTTACTTTTTCTTTATCTGTTGGGTATTGTTTAAATTCATTTTCGTCAGAGTTAACCGAAAAATCATTCGGTTTATATCATCTAATAAATGTAATAGCACTCTTTATTATCATAGGAACATTATTATTACAATTGCCAACAATAGTAAATGGAAGGTTAAATTTAAGCTCTTCCAGTTGGTCAAGCCAAATAGAAAATAAATTTCAATCACGTGTAGTCTATCTTGGAAATACTAAAAAAATAGGTTCTAATCCCTCTATGTTGCCTGGAAACAAAGGCTTTGTAATAGCGAGTAATACTGAGATCAAAACTTCAAATTCAATTATTGGTCCTAGCTCGAAATTAGATGATGACTTTAGAAAAATATATTCCGTGATAATAAAAAATGAAACAAATCATGGTGGCTATCTATTTAGTAAAATGGGTATAGGTGTGATAGTTGTGCCAACAGCATTAAGTCCTGATTCTAAGATCTCTAAAAACGATTCTGAACTTTTGGCTGCATTCGATAGACAAATAGATTTGGTAAGAATTAAAGACAGAGATGGTTTAGTTGTATACAACAATCTAGCTCTAACTACGCAATTTAAATCTGATCAAATATCTAATCCTGTAAATATAGCGAATGAATTAATTAATCCAAACATAGATAAAATAAATAAAATTAAGTATTCAAAGCTAGGTCTAATTAATTATTTGATTATTTCACTAAATGGCTTTGTGTTATTACTCGTATTTTTGTGGCCCAGAAGAAAGGAATTGATTTCTAATGCATATTCTTCGGTCAAGAAAATGCAGGCAAATATTAGCGAAGATACAATAGAAGAACCTGAAGGAAATGTCAAAAAAAAATTAAAGAATCAGAAATAA